A window of the Hordeum vulgare subsp. vulgare chromosome 5H, MorexV3_pseudomolecules_assembly, whole genome shotgun sequence genome harbors these coding sequences:
- the LOC123398842 gene encoding 7-deoxyloganetin glucosyltransferase-like, with amino-acid sequence MEAVEKPHAVCLPAPAQGHITPMLKLAKILHTRGFYVTFVNTEFNHRRLLRSRGPAALNGLPDFRFASMPDGLPPSDADATQEVGGLCYSIMTAFLPHFMALLGRLGDPSSGVPPVTCLVVDGVMSFGYDAAKEIGVPCAALWTSSACGFMGYRHYRQLIEQGFVPFKDESQVTDKGHLDTVVHGVAGMCDGMRLRDFPNFIRTTDRDDVLLNFIMYMSERLSLPDAVLLNTFDELEGPVLDAMRAILPPMYTVGPLHRYASLVVPAGTSLDDLGSNLWTEQHGLLEWLDGQSTRSVVYVNYGSITVMTNAELLEFAWGLASCGYPFIWNIRPDLVKGDTAVLPPEFLSAIDDGRSMLTTWCSQEKVIAHDAVGVFVTHSGWNSTLESICAGVPMLSWPFFAEQQTNCRYKCTEWGNGMEIGGEVKRAELAAMIREVMEGAKGQQMRKRAAEWKEKAVRVTMPGGPVEVGLDTVIRDVLLATLSKLPE; translated from the exons ATGGAGGCCGTCGAGAAGCCCCACGCCGTTTGCCTGCCGGCCCCGGCGCAGGGCCACATAACGCCGATGCTCAAGTTAGCAAAGATACTCCACACCCGGGGCTTCTACGTCACCTTCGTCAACACCGAGTTCAACCACCGCCGGCTGCTCCGCTCGCGCGGACCGGCGGCGCTTAACGGCCTCCCGGACTTCCGCTTCGCGTCGATGCCGGATGGACTCCCGCCATCCGACGCGGACGCCACCCAGGAAGTCGGTGGACTGTGTTACTCCATCATGACCGCCTTCTTGCCCCACTTCATGGCGCTTCTTGGCAGGCTCGGTGACCCCAGCTCCGGAGTGCCGCCTGTCACCTGTCTGGTCGTTGACGGCGTCATGTCGTTCGGCTATGACGCGGCGAAGGAGATCGGCGTGCCGTGCGCCGCTCTCTGGACATCTAGCGCCTGTGGGTTCATGGGGTACCGCCACTATCGTCAGCTCATAGAGCAGGGTTTCGTCCCTTTCAAAG ATGAGTCACAGGTCACGGACAAGGGGCACCTAGACACGGTGGTGCACGGCGTTGCGGGCATGTGCGACGGCATGCGCCTGCGCGACTTCCCGAACTTCATACGCACGACGGACCGCGACGACGTGCTGCTAAACTTCATCATGTACATGTCCGAGCGGCTATCGCTCCCGGACGCGGTGCTGCTCAACACCTTCGATGAGCTCGAGGGGCCGGTCCTCGACGCCATGCGCGCCATCCTCCCACCCATGTACACCGTTGGCCCGCTCCACCGCTACGCCAGCCTCGTAGTCCCGGCCGGTACCTCGCTCGACGACCTCGGGTCCAACCTTTGGACGGAGCAGCACGGCCTCCTAGAGTGGCTCGACGGACAGAGCACCCGCTCCGTCGTATACGTCAACTACGGCAGCATCACCGTGATGACGAACGCGGAGCTGCTAGAGTTCGCGTGGGGGCTTGCCAGCTGTGGCTACCCGTTCATATGGAACATCCGGCCGGACCTCGTGAAGGGCGACACGGCCGTGCTGCCGCCGGAGTTCCTGTCGGCCATCGACGACGGCCGCTCCATGCTGACAACATGGTGCTCGCAGGAGAAGGTGATCGCCCACGATGCGGTGGGGGTTTTCGTGACGCATTCTGGGTGGAACTCGACCTTGGAGAGTATCTGCGCCGGCGTGCCGATGCTGAGCTGGCCCTTCTTCGCGGAGCAGCAAACCAACTGCCGGTACAAGTGCACCGAGTGGGGGAATGGGATGGAGATCGGCGGAGAGGTGAAAAGGGCAGAGCTCGCGGCGATGATACGGGAGGTGATGGAGGGGGCGAAGGGGCAGCAGATGAGGAAGCGTGCGGCGGAGTGGAAGGAAAAGGCCGTGCGGGTGACTATGCCAGGTGGGCCCGTAGAGGTCGGTTTGGACACCGTGATTCGTGATGTGCTCTTGGCAACATTAAGTAAACTTCCGGAATGA